The genomic stretch GGGTTGCAAATTCACTTCGGTACTACTCTGTCTAGGTTTTCGTAAGATGGTCAATGATTCAAGTATGAATTTCACTGTGACCTATTATTCATGGGAAACTAGTTCGCCTTTTTTAACTCTTGGAGACCTAGATTTGGAAGCCTAGGATTTCCTGCACTGATATCATATATACAGGCAAGTTGAAAATGAATCTTGTATATTCTCTGAAGAATCTTCCAATAATGTGCCACAAAATTGGTAACAAATCGATGTGTGATACTACGGTTGAAAATCATAgtattgtttataaatattatatttcaagagACTTTTTGTATGATGTACCAATTGTATTGACTTGTTTGCCAATTGTCTGCTAGTTtgtttatcttattttttttttttttttttttttctatcaaatatctttttgtttctcttctgTACGTATTTATTTCCAGAAAaagatatattgtatataacaaATAACAAAACTTCCAAATTTATTGGCAACTATTTTCTTAACATTTTAGCAGAACTAAATGTagcataaatatttaaagtttttcttcctttGTAAGTTGCATTTATAGTTGTTTAAGATAAACTGCCATATTAATCTaaattcgattaaaaaaaaaaaaaaatgttactgtTATAATTATGATCTCAAAACATTAAATCTCACATCATATTAATTTCTATTGACCAATGAAGACAAATCACACTGATTAAAGTTTAACGTTAAGTGATGATCTGGCAGTTCATTGTcaagttttgtattttttaaattcattattcattcatcTACTTTGATTTAGGTATGCAAGTGACACTCAGCTAATTGTCTCTCTATTAAaccataaacaaaaaatactcAATGTACGTAAaacttatattatacaacCTCACATATCCTGCTTTTAGTCGCATTAGACGCAgatattgtaaataatttgtacttttcaaataaatgaatttacctTGATTGTAAACAAGGATTATTGTTTTTTACGAATTTAcctaaaaaataatcttctgTGTGTGAAATATTCCAGACATTGGTTCTATTGCATTAGGAACTTAAACTTAGTTCccctgtgaaaattttctgttataCTCATCCTGATTTCTTATAGGAACTACAAATACAAAGTTTGAACAGATCAAATAGGGATTTGTCACAGTGTCATAAACCAAGGAGTCTCAATATGCCAATTACTTCtgccaattatttttcagattaaCCGTGCACTGCATTTATAAGGGGCCGAGAGTAATGAACAAATATCATGAAGTCAGAGATAgcaaatttaaataacacattGAATTCTAATAAAAAGAAGTGAAGTGCAATATTGAGTCGTTAAAGGTCAATGTACAAAGAGTAAGTTATTGTTAGCTATTCGATTGCACATGCAATCTTTGAGATCAAATTTTACTCGCAATGCGAAATAGGAATTGAACTTTACTTCTGCTGTTGTGGCTTGTACACCCtacgattcaatttttctgcggTACCATTAACTATTAGTTAATTTCATAACAAACACTGATTAATTATGGCCAATTTGTTCAAGATTTACAAATATAAATTGATCCCGATTGTAAGCGagactttcttttttcaaacgaattactttaaaaatattgtttcttctCCACTTCAATGAATATTCTAAACTTTGATTTTGTGCAATTAGCAAATCAGAAGTAACTTTCTTGACATAAATTCCTATTTTGCCTCTTCCAACTTCTTGCAGAAGCCTGCATTAATGCATAGAAAATTGGATCAAGTCAAAAAAGAATTTACAAAGGTACGATGGACCGGAGAGTCTCAATTGATCCATTGCTGCTGCCAATTATGTGTTTGATGGTCATGAACATTGCAGTGAGGAGGCAGTGCCCTTGTAATAGGACAGGAATTATACAACGAGTGTTGTGAAATCTAAGAgaatacatttaaaaaacgtaCGAAATCTTATCAAAAGGAGTAACGTTCAGCTTTGATTGATCAAAAGTCAAAGCTCAGGGAGCAAGTTACCATTAgttatcgttttatttcaaacagtatCTTCAAATCAATCTTTCATCGActagcaaaataataattgatcgcTACCACTGATCATCCAATTCGTATATCTAATGGATACGGACTTTTGGTAGTACTATTCATTGTACGTAGAAGTCGGCTAATTAATCGCGGCCATTCGTTGGAATTCTACtgtgacggaaaaaaaaacaatattactAAATAGCGATATTACTCCgtgtacttttttcaaataattattggaGTCTACTCATTTAATACaacgtaataaaaaatgtggtGGCCCTATGGTGCTCTAGGATTCGTATGTCTGCTACATTTTACGACAGGGGAGCAaccaaaaattgttataatagGAGCAGGAGCTTCTGGCATTGCAGCAGCATCAAAGCTTTACGAACATGGTTTTCAAGATGTGACCATTCTAGAAGCTGAGAATAGAATTGGCGGACGAGTGTATACTACATGGTTTGGTAAGTATCTATCCAGGTTTAAACTGACTTGCAGTTTGGTGACGAAAATTCAATAGGAGAAAGTggacaaaagtgaaaaaaattcgattattttcagatgAAAGTTGGGTTGATCTCGGAGGTCAATGGGTTCACGGAGAAACAGGCAATGTAGCCTTTGAGTTAGCTTCTCCTCTCGGGCTTTTAGATGTtccagaagaaaaaaattgggtagAATTTGACATTCGTAATTCTAAAGGCGTTCAGTTACCTCTTGACCTCAGTAGAGATTTATTTGCATTGTACACGAATGTGTCTGCAAAATCCAAAGAGGCTCTGGCAGGAAACAATGGTTCCattgcagattttttcacaacaGAGTAAATACTTGAAACACTGTGAAATAACTTTgattcaataatattatattcgaCATTGTAAATCCGTATCGTCTTTTTTTCGAACATAGATTTACCAGGGGATTGCAACAATACCCAACATTAAATGAGACCCTAGTGAAGGAGGTGCTGAAAATGTTTGAGGGTTTAATAATAGCAGAGGACAGTGCGGATAACTGGAATGATATTTCTGCGATAGATTATACAGCATATAAGGCCTACCCCGGAAGTTACATTGTCACCTGGAAAGACAAGGGATATGGAACCATACTCGATGTATTAATGGTAAACTAATTTGACTTATGTGAACTTGAGCGAGAAGTTCAGAGAAGAGAAATTGATGGGTTTTCAACCCCACTGTATCATATAAAACACATTAGctattcggaaaaaaattctgaaagatATTGAGTTGTTAATATGTACTTATATAGTATGCGGAACCTTGTCAAtagttttcaataaatttttcatatacattacagaaaaaatatccaaaccCTGAAGAAGAACTTCCAGTTATGAACAACACCTTCTTGAATTCGGAAGTGGTCAACATTAATTATAACTCAACAGACAAAAAGATTTTGGTAGAAACGAGCAATGGGCAAAAGTACACAGCAGATCACGTTATTGCAACACCATCATTAGGCGTACTGAAGGAACAATATGAAACTTTATTTACACCACAATTACCAGAATCTAAAGTGAAAACTATTAAAGTTAATAATGCcatattgcaaaattattttatttcttcaagcCGTTTATTGCAAGGAAACAGCTGTATTCTTTAATTGTTTTTAGGGCCTATCGATGGGATCTGCTGCtaagatatatttttcctttgaAGCACCATGGTGGTTTGAGGATCgtgatttatttcttttgtgGGATGAAAAAGACAGACAAGAGTATGAGACCGATGtaggtgataaaaattctttaaaatgtctaatttctcaaataaaaCCCATAGTTGAACCTCTCACAATAGATTACTCTCATAAGCACTAATGTCAGAATACGTCGGTAATTTTGACAAGCTTTTCTGTGAAGAAATTTATGCAATCATTCAGCTGATAcagaatattgaattattcTCACTTATTATCATATGATTTGTAAATTGTGTTACAGCCAAGCAAGAAATGGATGCTGGATATAGTTAGCTTTTTCTCAGTGGCCAATAGACCACGAATATTATGTGCTTGGATTAACGGAGCAGGAGCTAGAGACATGGAAGCGTCGCCTGAAAATCAAGTTTTCAACGAAACATTCGCTTtgctgaataaattttttggaaactcGTACAATATCACAAGACCAACTGGATACTTGCGGTGAGTCAGTTCTGTCATTTATGAAAATGGTTACGTTATTGTTTGATGGAATGTGAATGTCACTATGATTTaaatacctatgtatatatggtCGAACCGCAcaaactaattttttcaatacattgtAGGACTAATTGGAGCAACAACAAACATTTCCGAGGAGCGTACAGTTTCAGAAGTATGGAATCTGAGAGATCTGATGCATGGGCGAATGAATTAGCAGCCCCGTTACTAGTTGATGGTAAACCAGTGAGTATAAAACGACTTCGTAGTTGTAAAGATGGAATAAATGTATACAGATATTTCTAATTTGCATTATGAGTTTCAAACAAACGTACGTTGATACAGCTGCTAACGAGTGCATAATTGATGTATCTCAAATAGTTTGTTTTGCTTCCAGATAGTCATGTTTGCAGGAGAGGCCACCAATAGGCAACGCTGGGCAAGTGTTGACGGAGCGATAGAAACTGGTTTTCGTGAAGCAAACCGACTCATGAAGCTATATAACATTAAGAATCCATCAAAATGATAAGAATATCTTGAATGCAGTATAATATACACAGAATTTCTTGTTATCTTATTAATAGTATCCAATAACCCAGCGATTGGTTATACGCTGACCTAGAACAATACTTCGACATTGTTCTACACCtaaataattctttattattgtttgactctttttaaaataaatataattacattttcaacattttccagATATCCACtgcattgaaattttcgaaaaattttgagttgtTACAGTATAGTTTATACGAATCTTATGTCTGTCCAGGCACCACAACTCTTGCCGTGAAttctcattttattctgatccAATTTCCTGCAGAAGCCTGTACTGATGCATAGAAAACTAGATTGATCCAAAAAAGAATTCGCAACAGTATCAAACATGGAGGAGTTTCAATTGACCCTTGCTGCGGTCAATTATTTGTTTGATAGTGATGAACATTGCATTGAGAAGGGAAGTACCCTTGAGATAGTATAGGGCTTACATAACAAGTGTTACGAGGCCTGCCatgacaaatttaaaaaaacccTACAAAATCTTATAGAAAGGAATAAGTTCAGTTTTGATTTATTCAAGCTAAATGTGCAGGGAGCAAGtgattatttcttattttgtttcaaacgctattttttttcaacttacaaaattataattcaacaTAATGATTCTTCTTCCAGCTTATATACCCTGCAACGGATTAGATATTCGCAGTGCTATCTGTGGAACGTAAAAATCTACTGTTTCGTGTTTGGGTGTGTAGGATGAATATTTGGTTCATCGAATTGTTGATTAAATAGGATTACGAATAGCGACACGGGTCAACAGAAcacatgttttattttcagcttAGTGTAACTCTCGCTCTAGCGTTATCAACATCACACATCTACTTTCCTACATTCGTCAATCAATCCCAGTCATTTGTTGGAATTCTATTCTGAAGAAAATCGCGATATTGTTTACTTTTTGCAGTAATTATCTGAGTCTACTCGTTCGATACAATGCTGCATTTTGCGACAGAGGAGCAaccaaaaattgttataattgGAGCTGGAGCTTCTGGCATTGCAGCTGCATCAAAGCTATATGAACATGGGTTTCAAGATGTGACAATTTTGGAAGCTGAGAATAGAATTGGCGGACGAGTGTATACTACATGGTTTGGTAAGTATTTATCCGTGTTAAATATGATTTGCAGTTTGGTGATGAAAATTCAGTAGCAGACAGTGGAcgaaaattaaagaatttcgattattttcagatgAAAGCTGGGTTGATCTCGGAGGTCAATGGGTTCACGGAGAAACAGGCGATGTAGCCTTTGAGTTAGCTTCTCCTCTCGGGCTTTTAGAAGTTCGAGGGGATGATAATTGGGTAGGATTCGACATTCATACTTCGAAAGGTGTTCAGTTACCCCTTGATCTCAGTAGAGATTTGACTGCATTGTACCTGAATGTATCTGATTGTGAACAGGCTAACGAAGCTCTGGGACGAAACAGTGTTTCCATTGCAGATTTTTATACAGCAGAGTAAATACTCAGATCActctaaaataattttcgttttgtaatatttattagaTATTACTAATCCTTATGATCGTGTTTTCAAACTTAGATTTAGTAGCGAGTTACAAAAATACCCATTATTAAATAAGACCCTTGTGAAGGAAGTGCTGAAAATGTTTGAGGGTTTCATAATATGGGAGGACAGTGCGGATAACTGGACCGATCTTGCAGTGACAAGCTTGACGGAATATCACAACTACCCTGGAAATAACCTGATCAACTGGAAGGACAGGGGATATGGAACCATACTTGACATACTAATGGTAAACTAATTGAACTGACATAACGGGaatcaaaaacttcaaaggagagaaattcattgtttttctacTGCACTGTGTCATATCAAACACATTAGCTATGCGaacaaaattctgaaagaTATTGAGGTCTTAATATGTACTTGTATACCATGCAGAACCTTGCCAATCGTTTTCAATaactttttcatatatattgcagaaaaaatatccaaaccCTGAAGAAGAACTTCCAATTATGAGCAACACATTGCTGAATTCGGAAGTGGTCAACATTAATTATAACTCAATATACAAAAAGGTTTCGATAGAAATAAGCAATGGGCAAAAATACACAGCGGATCACGTTATTGTAACACCATCATTAGGCGTACTGAAGGAACAATATGAAACTTTATTTACACCGCAATTACCAGAATCTAAAGTGAAAACTATCAAAGTGAATAATGCTACActacaaaattatttcttttcctcAAGCTGTTTGTTGCAAGATGACATATGAAATTCTTCGATTGTTTTTAGGGCCTATCGATGGGATCTGGTGCTAAGATTTATTTCTCCTTTGAGGCACCATGGTGGTTGAAGAATCGTGAATTAGTTCTCTTGTGGGATGAAAAAGACAGACAAGAGTATGAAAACGATGTACGTAATAGAGATTCTTCGCAACTTCTAACtcattaaataaaattcacctcTTGCAATGGATTACTCTCTTACGCCACTGTCAGAATGcgtcagtattttttttttctagcttGTTTGTGAAATTTGCGCAATAATTCAGCTGATATGGAATATTGAGCTGTTTTTATTTGGTATCAAATGTTGCATAAGCTTTTTTACAGCCAAGTAAGAAATGGCTGCTGGATTTGGTTGGCTTTTTTACGGTAGCCCATAGACCACGCATATTATGTGCTTGGATTAATGGAGCAGGAGCTAGATATATGGAAACATTACCTGAAAGTCAAGTTTTTGACGAAGCATTTGCTTtgctcaataaattttttggaaactcGTACAATATCACAAGACCAACTGGGAATTTGCGGTAAGTCAGTTCTatgattgatgaaaattgtcaCTGTTTGCCTGGATGTCAATGTCATTATGAttcaaatatacatgtatatatagcaTGGTCGAACCACACagactaattttttcaataaattctagAACTAATTGGAGCAACAACAAACATTTCCGAGGAACGTACAGTTTCAGAAGTATTGAATCTGAGAGATCTGATGTTTGGGCAAGTGAATTAGCAGCCCCGTTATTAGTTGATGGCAAGCCAGTGAGTATAGAACGACCTCGTACTTCTAGGTATTTAATTTCCATCGTGAGTTTGAAACAAACGTACATTGAAACAGCTGCTAACAAGTACATAATTAGCGTCTCTGAAacagtttgtttcttttccagATAGTCATGTTTGCAGGAGAGGCCACTAACAGTCAGCACTGGGCAAGTGTTGATGGAGCAATAGAAACTGGTTTTCGTGAAGCAAACAGACTCATCAAGCTCTATAACATCAAGAATCCATCACAATGATAAGAACAACTTGAAtgcaatataatatacatgccCTGGGAAGTTGCGAAAATTATTACTATCCGGTATACATATTAGATGGTAATCGCAGAATTTCTTGGTCTCTTATTGATAGTACCCAATAACCCAGCAATTGGTTATACACTTACCTACAACAATATTTCAACATCGTTCCACacctaaataattatttattatttgtttgactacttttaaaataaatataattgcattttttacatttttcggaTATCCacggcaaaaatttttttcgaaaaattttgagctgTTATAGTACAGTTTATAGAAATCTTACGTCTGTTTGGACAACACAACCCTTGCTgtgaattcttattttatctgATCTGATTTCTTGCAGAAGCCCGTACTGATGCATAAAAACTAGATCAAGTCAAAAAAGAATTTCCAATAGTATCATAAAGTGAGAAGTCTCAACTGATCTATTCCTACTGCCAATTATTTGTTTGATAGTCATGAATATTGCAGTGAGGAGGCATTACATTGTGATAGTACAGAGATTATATAACAAGTGTTACGAGATCTGTGatgacaaatttaaaaaacgtacAAAATCTTATCAAAAGGGATAAAGTTCAGTTTAGATTTATTGAAGCTAAATGTGCAGGGAgcaagtaattattatttcttattttgtttcaaacgCTATCTTTAGACCTATCTGTTGTCATcttacaaaattataattcaacgTAATGATTCCTCTTCCAGCTTATATACCCTGCGTGTACAGATTATTCACAGTGCTATCCGTTGAGCGTAAACGTTTACTTCACTACATTCTTCAATCAGTCGCAATCATTGGTTGGAATTCTCCTCTGACGACAAAAAGCGATATTATTTACTAATACTACTCTGTGTACTCATTGCAGTGATTATCTGAGTCTACTCATTCGATACAACGTGACAAAAAATGTCGTGGCTCTATAGTGCACTAGGATTCATATGTCTGCTGCATTTTGCGACAGGAGAGCAACCAAAGATTGTTATAATTGGAGCTGGAACTTCTGGCATTGCAGCTGCATCAAAGCTATACGAACATGGGTTTCAAGATGTGACAATTTTGGAAGCTGAGAATAGAATTGGCGGACGAGTGTATACTACATGGTTTGGTAAGTATTTATCCATGTTAAATATGATTTGCAGTTTGGTGACGAAAATTCAATAGAAGACAGTAgacaaatgttaaaaaatttccattattttcaGATGAAAGCTGGGTTGATCTCGGAGGTCAATGGGTTCACGGAGAAACAGGCAATGTAGCCTTTGAGTTAGCTTCTCCTCTCGGGCTTTTAGAAGTTCCAGGGGATGATAATTTGGTAGAATATGACATTCGTAATTCTAAAGGTGTTCAGTTACCTCTTGACCTCAGTAGAGATTTATTT from Diprion similis isolate iyDipSimi1 chromosome 12, iyDipSimi1.1, whole genome shotgun sequence encodes the following:
- the LOC124413676 gene encoding uncharacterized protein LOC124413676, with the protein product MWWPYGALGFVCLLHFTTGEQPKIVIIGAGASGIAAASKLYEHGFQDVTILEAENRIGGRVYTTWFDESWVDLGGQWVHGETGNVAFELASPLGLLDVPEEKNWVEFDIRNSKGVQLPLDLSRDLFALYTNVSAKSKEALAGNNGSIADFFTTEFTRGLQQYPTLNETLVKEVLKMFEGLIIAEDSADNWNDISAIDYTAYKAYPGSYIVTWKDKGYGTILDVLMKKYPNPEEELPVMNNTFLNSEVVNINYNSTDKKILVETSNGQKYTADHVIATPSLGVLKEQYETLFTPQLPESKVKTIKGLSMGSAAKIYFSFEAPWWFEDRDLFLLWDEKDRQEYETDPSKKWMLDIVSFFSVANRPRILCAWINGAGARDMEASPENQVFNETFALLNKFFGNSYNITRPTGYLRTNWSNNKHFRGAYSFRSMESERSDAWANELAAPLLVDGKPIVMFAGEATNRQRWASVDGAIETGFREANRLMKLYNIKNPSKISTALKFSKNFELLQYSLYESYVCPGTTTLAVNSHFILIQFPAEALSNMEEFQLTLAAVNYLFDSDEHCIEKGKEQPKIVIIGAGASGIAAASKLYEHGFQDVTILEAENRIGGRVYTTWFDESWVDLGGQWVHGETGDVAFELASPLGLLEVRGDDNWVGFDIHTSKGVQLPLDLNITNPYDRVFKLRFSSELQKYPLLNKTLVKEVLKMFEGFIIWEDSADNWTDLAVTSLTEYHNYPGNNLINWKDRGYGTILDILMKKYPNPEEELPIMSNTLLNSEVVNINYNSIYKKVSIEISNGQKYTADHVIVTPSLGVLKEQYETLFTPQLPESKVKTIKGLSMGSGAKIYFSFEAPWWLKNRELVLLWDEKDRQEYENDPSKKWLLDLVGFFTVAHRPRILCAWINGAGARYMETLPESQVFDEAFALLNKFFGNSYNITRPTGNLRTNWSNNKHFRGTYSFRSIESERSDVWASELAAPLLVDGKPIVMFAGEATNSQHWASVDGAIETGFREANRLIKLYNIKNRIKFSLDLLKLNVQGATYIPCVYRLFTVLSVERKRLLHYILQSVAIIEMSWLYSALGFICLLHFATGEQPKIVIIGAGTSGIAAASKLYEHGFQDVTILEAENRIGGRVYTTWFDESWVDLGGQWVHGETGNVAFELASPLGLLEVPGDDNLVEYDIRNSKGVQLPLDLSRDLFALYTNVSEKAFTALTRNNVSLADFFTAEFTSELQKYPLLNATLVKEVLKMFEGLIISLDSSDNWTDLAVTGFVGYQDCPGSEIVNWKDRGYGTILDILMKKYPNPEEELPIMNNTLLNSEVVNINYNSTEKKVLIETSNGQKYTADHVIVTPSLGVLKEQYETLFTPQLPESKVKTIKGLSIGSVGKIYFSFEAPWWLKNRELVLLWDEKDRQEYENDPSKKWLLDLVGFFTVAHRPRILCAWINGAGARYMETLPESQVFDEAFALLNKFFGNSYNITRPTGNLRTEWSNNKHFRGTYSFRSIESDRSDVWASELAAPLLVDGKPIVMFAGEATNSQHWATVNGAIETGFREANRLIKLYNMKNPSQ